One Syngnathus acus chromosome 13, fSynAcu1.2, whole genome shotgun sequence genomic window carries:
- the srsf1a gene encoding serine/arginine-rich splicing factor 1A isoform X2 produces MSGVVRGPAGNNDCRIYVGNLPPDIRTKDVEEVFYKYGNIRDIDLKNRRGGPPFAFIEFEDPRDAGDAVYGRDGYDYDGYRLRVEFPRSGRGGRGGSFGGGGAGAGAGGAAPRGRYGPPSRRSEYRVVVSGLPQTGSWQDLKDHMREAGDVCYADVYRDGTGVVEFVRKEDMTYAVRKLDNSKFRSHETSEEKD; encoded by the exons ATGTCTGGCGTTGTGCGAGGCCCGGCGGGGAACAACGATTGCCGAATCTACGTGGGTAACCTCCCGCCCGATATCCGCACCAAAGATGTGGAGGAGGTCTTCTACAAGTACGGGAACATTCGTGACATAGATCTAAAAAATCGCAGAGGAGGACCGCCATTCGCTTTTATTGAATTCGAAGACCCGAG GGATGCTGGGGATGCCGTCTACGGCCGCGACGGATACGACTATGACGGCTACCGGCTGCGTGTCGAGTTCCCCCGCAGTGGCAGGGGCGGAAGAGGCGGCAGCTTTGGCGGTGGCGGGGCTGGGGCTGGGGCTGGCGGTGCGGCCCCCAGGGGCCGATACGGGCCCCCATCCAGGCGCTCCGAGTACAGGGTGGTTGTGTCCG GGCTCCCTCAGACCGGCAGCTGGCAGGACCTAAAGGACCACATGCGCGAGGCGGGCGACGTGTGCTACGCCGACGTGTACCGAGACGGCACCGGCGTTGTAGAGTTTGTGCGCAAGGAAGACATGACCTATGCCGTCCGAAAGCTGGACAACTCCAAATTCCGCTCGCACGAG ACTTCTGAAGAGAAGGATTAA
- the srsf1a gene encoding serine/arginine-rich splicing factor 1A isoform X1: MSGVVRGPAGNNDCRIYVGNLPPDIRTKDVEEVFYKYGNIRDIDLKNRRGGPPFAFIEFEDPRDAGDAVYGRDGYDYDGYRLRVEFPRSGRGGRGGSFGGGGAGAGAGGAAPRGRYGPPSRRSEYRVVVSGLPQTGSWQDLKDHMREAGDVCYADVYRDGTGVVEFVRKEDMTYAVRKLDNSKFRSHEGETAYVRVKLDGPRSPSYGRSRSRSRGSRSRSRSRTPSRSRSRSDSRGRGRASPRYSPRHSCSRSRSRS; this comes from the exons ATGTCTGGCGTTGTGCGAGGCCCGGCGGGGAACAACGATTGCCGAATCTACGTGGGTAACCTCCCGCCCGATATCCGCACCAAAGATGTGGAGGAGGTCTTCTACAAGTACGGGAACATTCGTGACATAGATCTAAAAAATCGCAGAGGAGGACCGCCATTCGCTTTTATTGAATTCGAAGACCCGAG GGATGCTGGGGATGCCGTCTACGGCCGCGACGGATACGACTATGACGGCTACCGGCTGCGTGTCGAGTTCCCCCGCAGTGGCAGGGGCGGAAGAGGCGGCAGCTTTGGCGGTGGCGGGGCTGGGGCTGGGGCTGGCGGTGCGGCCCCCAGGGGCCGATACGGGCCCCCATCCAGGCGCTCCGAGTACAGGGTGGTTGTGTCCG GGCTCCCTCAGACCGGCAGCTGGCAGGACCTAAAGGACCACATGCGCGAGGCGGGCGACGTGTGCTACGCCGACGTGTACCGAGACGGCACCGGCGTTGTAGAGTTTGTGCGCAAGGAAGACATGACCTATGCCGTCCGAAAGCTGGACAACTCCAAATTCCGCTCGCACGAG GGAGAGACAGCGTACGTTCGCGTGAAATTAGACGGTCCCCGCAGCCCGAGTTACGGACGGTCCCGCTCTCGCAGCCGCGGCAGCCGCAGCAGGAGCCGCAGTCGCACGCCAAGCCGAAGCCGGAGCCGCAGCGACTCCCGAGGACGCGGACGGGCGTCGCCACGCTACTCGCCGCGACACAGCTGCTCTCGATCCCGATCCCGCTCTTAG